From a single Thermothielavioides terrestris NRRL 8126 chromosome 1, complete sequence genomic region:
- a CDS encoding TAF6-like protein (1| transcription initiation factor TFIID complex 60 kDa subunit [Metarhizium anisopliae ARSEF 23] Contains conserved domain TAF6[COG5095], Transcription initiation factor TFIID, subunit TAF6 (also component of histone acetyltransferase SAGA)), translated as MAGNEGPKLLWNPDNVRDVADSQGITLSEEPLRVLAQDVEYRIGQLIVEALRFMRAANRTTLTVQDVSLALRVLKVEPLYGYESTRPLRYGEASLGPGQPLFYIDDEEIDFEKVINAPLPKVPRDMSFTAHWLAVEGVQPSIPQNPTTAETSSKDLLPKGPGANPALAALAGNDNVSFRPSVKHVISKELILYFDKIQAAILDDDPDEEKTRLREAALESVRSDPGLHQLLPYFVNFITNQVTHHLDDLFVLRQMMELAEAVIQNPSLFLDPYASALSAPVLTCLMARKLGGAAPDEGGDALREQYRLRELAASLLEMIARKYGASNALLRPKLTRTCLKHFLDPTRPPAVLFGAIRGVAASGGPEAVRILVLPNLKSFDAAVLQPLQEKAEGPHALELEMLLGGIMKAVESIVLGGGIAAANGVNGADLSREAEQVTEFLGPIIGQRVARLGNHALNRAILEVRHLD; from the exons ATGGCAGGCAACGAGGGGCCAAAGCTGCTCTGGAATCCGGACAACGTCCGAGATGTCGCCGACTCGCAAGGCATAACGCTTTCGGAGGAGCCGCTGCGAGTGCTCGCCCAGGATGTCGAGTACCGCATTGGCCAACTCATCGTCGAGGCCCTGCGCTTCATGCGCGCCGCCAACCGCACCACCCTAACCGTCCAGGACGTCTCGCTGGCGCTCAGGGTGCTCAAGGTCGAGCCCCTGTACGGGTACGAGTCGACCCGGCCGTTGCGGTACGGCGAGGCCAGCCTCGGccccggccagccgctcttctacatcgacgacgaggagatcGACTTCGAAAAGGTCATCAACGCGCCGCTACCCAAAGTACCGCGCGACATGAGCTTCACAG CGCATTGGCTTGCCGTCGAGGGCGTCCAGCCCTCCATTCCGCAAAACCCCACGACCGCCGAGACCTCATCAAAAGACCTCTTGCCGAAGGGCCCCGGCGCGAATCCCGCCCTCGCAGCGCTCGCAGGCAACGACAACGTCTCGTTCCGGCCGTCGGTCAAACACGTGATCAGCAAAGAATTGATTCTCTACTTCGATAAGATCCAAGCCGCAATActcgacgacgacccggATGAAGAGAAAACAAGGCTCCGCGAGGCCGCGTTGGAGTCGGTCCGGTCCGACCCAGGGCTGCACCAGCTGCTCCCCTACTTCGTCAACTTCATCACGAATCAAGTCACCCACCACCTGGACGACCTGTTCGTGCTCCGGCAGATGATGGAGCTCGCCGAAGCCGTGATCCAGAACCCGAGCCTCTTCCTCGACCCGTACGCGAGCGCCCTCTCCGCGCCGGTGCTGACCTGCCTCATGGCGCGCAAGCTCGGCGGGGCCGCGcccgacgagggcggcgacgcgtTGCGGGAGCAGTAccggctgcgcgagctggccgcgaGCCTGCTCGAGATGATCGCGCGCAAGTACGGCGCGAGCaacgcgctgctgcggcccaAGCTGACGCGCACCTGCCTGAAGCACTTCCTCGACCCGACGCGTCCGCCGGCTGTGCTATTCGGCGCCAtccgcggcgtcgccgcgTCCGGCGGGCCCGAGGCCGTGCGCATCCTCGTGCTGCCCAACCTCAAGAGCTTCGACGCGGCCgtgctgcagccgctgcaggagaaggccgagggGCCGCATGCGCTGGAGCTGGAGATGCTCCTGGGCGGCATCATGAAGGCGGTCGAGAGCATCGTCCTGGGGGGAGGCATCGCTGCGGCGAACGGGGTCAACGGGGCCGACCTGTCGAGGGAGGCAGAGCAGGTCACCGAGTTCTTGGGCCCCATTATTGGGCAGAGGGTCGCGCGGTTGGGCAACCACGCATTGAACAGGGCCATCCTAGAAGTACGGCATCTGGACTAG